DNA from Asanoa sp. WMMD1127:
CAGGCGCTTGATCTCGGCGCGCTGCGCGGACTGGGCCGACTGCATCTCGGCGATGTCGGACTGCTGGTTGAGATAGACCCGGATCGGATAGGTGTACGCGAGAGCCAGCGCGATCAGCACCGCGACGAGCACCGTGGCCCGGCCGGTGAGCCGGCGTGGCTGTGGCGCGGCGGTGCGCCGGGCGGCGGCGCCGGTGGCTCCGGCGCCGGTGCGGCGCGCGGCGGCCGGCCGGTTGGCCGTGCGTGGCGTGGCCGCCGACCGCGCGGCGACGACCGTCTCCCGTGTGCTGGCCCGGGCGGTTGCCCGACCCCGGCCGGCGCTGCTGCTCGGGCGGCGGGAGGGCCCCTGCCCGCTCGGCATGCGGCGCTGCGTCACAACCCGACACCCCCTCCCCCGAGGTCCCGACGCGCCGAGGCCTCCGTGGAGGCCCCGGCACAGGCGGGGTCAGCTAGCCGAACGGTACCTCGGGAACGCGCCCGCGCCGGCGTAGCGCGCCGCGTCCGCGAGTTCCTCTTCGATCCGGAGCAGCTGGTTGTATTTGGCGACCCGGTCGGACCGCGCCGGCGCGCCGGTCTTGATCTGGCCGGAGCCGACCGCGACGGCCAGGTCGGCGATCGTGGTGTCCTCGGTCTCGCCGGAGCGGTGACTCATCATCGTCGCGAAGCCGGCCCGGTGGGCCAGGTCGACCGCGTCGAACGTCTCGGTGAGCGAGCCGATCTGGTTGACCTTGACGAGGACCGCGTTGGCGGCGCGCTCGGCGATGCCGCGGGCGATCCGCTGCGGGTTGGTGACGAACAGGTCGTCGCCGACGATCTGCACCCGGTCGCCGACCCGCGCGGTGAACGCGGACCAGCCGGCCCAGTCGTCCTCGGCCAGCGGGTCCTCGATCGACACGATCGGGTAGTCGGCGACGAGCTTCTCGTAGTAGGCGCTCATCTCGTCGGCGCTGCGCTTCTCGCCCTCGAACGT
Protein-coding regions in this window:
- a CDS encoding septum formation initiator family protein; protein product: MTQRRMPSGQGPSRRPSSSAGRGRATARASTRETVVAARSAATPRTANRPAAARRTGAGATGAAARRTAAPQPRRLTGRATVLVAVLIALALAYTYPIRVYLNQQSDIAEMQSAQSAQRAEIKRLQDEAALWKDPNYIKTQARSRFFMVLPGEELLILLSDPDGAARDAGLPPPGATPPEPDPWYDTLWSSVEAANAESTP